ATTAGCATCAGCAAAGGCTTGGAGTACTTTTGATATATTTGGTGGTGATTTACTAAGTTATATGGCTAAACATAGTAAAATTGATGATGTGCAATGGCACTTATCTAAAATTTCAAATTTAATAAAATCTTTTAATAAGGAATTAAAAGATGTAAATATTAGTGGAATTAATTTTTCTAGCTCAACAAAGACTTTTGATATTTTCTTTGATAATATATTTACTGACTTATCAGTAGATAAGCATATAACGGATTCTTATGACAATATATGTATTTTAGAGGTGAAGGTTGAGAACATTTTAAAAAGATTAAAAAATAATAGAAATGATTTAAATGATATAATTGAATCTAAAAAGAATGAATATGATGAGTTTGTAAAAAATATATAAACAACTTACTTAAGATTTTACTTTGTATACAATGCTAATGGATAAATAATTAACTACAGGGTAAGTTATATATAAACATATATAGGAGAGTAAGATAGATGAAATTAAAATTGGCAATATTATTAACAACAATCATTTTAATGGTAGGATGTACAAAAAAAGAGGAAATACAACAAAAACAGCCGAAACAAGTAAAAGAAGAAATGGTATTTGATGAAAATAAAAGACCATATGATGAATACGGAGAAGAAGTAAAATCAAATGATGAAGTATTAAAAAGTTATGAAACTATAAATAAAAAAGATTTAAACTATAAGTATGATGAAAATATGTCAACATACTTATTTGAGTTTAAAAAAGGCATAGCTCAAATGAATCCTATGCAAACTGAAGAACCACTAAATGATAAAAAATATAAGGAAGTATTACAAGCTTTTTCATTTGCATCTGAAGTAAATCCCATAAGGGTAACTTATGATGAGGCAATAGAACTTGTAAAAAAAGTATTACCTGATGATATAAAAAAAGAAAGTGAAACTGATTATATAGGCAAAGAAGATGTTGGTACAGGAATCATACGTTATACTTCAAGTCAGGGTGATTTTATTGTAAATCTTGCATATGGATTTGGAGAAGATGGTATAACATACGATAAAAATAATGTTGTAGGTATAACATACTTAAAACAAGTAGTATAAATCTAATCCCCTAAAGTGTAAAAACTTTAGGGGATTTTTGCACATAAACAAAAACAAAATCATACAATATAAATTAAAATGTAACACACAATAACAACACCTCATATAATCTAATAAGATATAAAAATAATATAAGAGGTGAAGTCTGTGCAGTCTTTAAAAGAACAATCATATCAAGGATCTAGCCATTATAAAAGACTAGGAAAATCAAAAGCATCTAAAAGTGGTTCTCAATCAAGTGCATCTAAAAATGGATCTAAGTCAAATGTATCAAATAGCAAGCCATATAGTGCATAATTGGAGGTGAAGTCATAGATAAGCGTTATAATCCTAACGACAATATTGATAAATACAATATACTAAAAATAATAGGGGAAGGTAAATATGGAATAGCATATTTAGCTCAAGGTATAGACTTAAAAAAATATGTACTAAAACAACTAAAAAATGAAATACTAGAAGCTACAAGAAAAAAGCTATTTTATGAAGAAGAAATATTAAAAAAATTAAAGGATAATAGATTTCCAAAATTTATTGAAAAGTTTGATCACGAAAGTAATTTAATATATGTATTAGAGTATATAGAAGGAAAAGATTTTGAAGATATATTAAATGAAGATGAGTATGAATTTAGCAAAGAAGAAATATATAATATAGCTATTCAATTAATAGATATAGTTGAAATACTTCAAAAGAATAACATAATTCACAGAGATTTAAGAACTCCAAATATAATCTTAGATAAAAATAATAAATTAAAATTAATTGATTTTGGACTAGCAAGGTATATAGATGATAAAAAATATGTAAAAGAAATAGATTATTGGTATATTGCAGATTTTTTAGTACATCTATATTATTCATCATGCTATAAAGAAAGTAATTTAGGTGAAAGACCTTGGTTTGAAGAACTTGATTTAAATGAAAAAGAGTGTTTATTTTTAAAAAAATTAATGGGTATTGAAGGGTTCTATAAAAGTATAGATGAAATAAAGAAAAACTTTAAAGATGTTATAAATTAAAAATAAAGCATATGGCTATACGATAAAGTTAAGGCTATATGTTTTATTTTTGAAATTTAATTAAATTTTAACTGGAGATGTGTATTGTGGCAAATGTAAACCAAATATTAGAAATGGATAAAGATAGCTTTAGAGTAAATCAATATTCTAAAAGGCCTTTTAGAGCGATAGGATTAATAAATGTTAAAATGAAATTTAATTATGGTATAGAAAATGTAACTCTAGCTTATTATAGATCATCAGGAACTAATGATGGTAAAGTTAAGGGGCTTTGGTATCCTATTGTAGGTATAAAGTTAAAAGAAGGAGAGTTTAATGAGTTTACAGATTATATAAACTATATTTTATCTAATACTACATTAGATGGAACTGCCATAAAAGGTTGGCTTTGTAAATCAGTATTTTTTGGAGAATTAGGTGATAAATCTAAAAATCCTGGATTTTCTAATACAAAGCATTATGATTTTCTTTTGGATATAGGTGAAACTTTAAAATATTTATATGAAAATGGAAAATACAACAAGATGAAAAATTTAGATAGCAATAAGCTAAATGAATCAATATCTTCCTTAGAAATTTATGAAGGTAATAAACACACACAAAGAGAAAATTTTGAGAAATTCGTTCAAGACATATATAATCAATTTAAATAGTGAAATATTAAATTAAAAAAATACAAAA
Above is a genomic segment from Romboutsia lituseburensis containing:
- a CDS encoding protein kinase domain-containing protein; the encoded protein is MLKIIGEGKYGIAYLAQGIDLKKYVLKQLKNEILEATRKKLFYEEEILKKLKDNRFPKFIEKFDHESNLIYVLEYIEGKDFEDILNEDEYEFSKEEIYNIAIQLIDIVEILQKNNIIHRDLRTPNIILDKNNKLKLIDFGLARYIDDKKYVKEIDYWYIADFLVHLYYSSCYKESNLGERPWFEELDLNEKECLFLKKLMGIEGFYKSIDEIKKNFKDVIN